The sequence GTGTCCGAGATGACCATGAGCAAAGCCGATCGTGAAAAGTTCCTCGCGGCACTCCATGTGGGCGTGGTCGCGGTCGATAGGGAAGGTCGCGCACCTCTCGCCGTTCCCATCTGGTACGGCTACGAACCCGGCGGTGAGGTCTATGTGTGGACCGGGCGGGGATCGCTGAAAGAACGCCTGATCCGGGCGGCAGGTCGATACAGTCTCGTCGCCCAGGACGAGACGCCGCCGTATCGGTATGTCAGCGTGGAAGGTCCCGCGACATTCGACGAGTCACCGACCGCCGACGACATCCGTGGCCTCGCCACCCGGTACCTCCCCGCCGACGAGGTCGACGCCTTCGTGGAACAGTCCTTCGACGCCGCCAGTGCCGTCCTCATTCGCATGCGGCCCGAACACTGGCTGAGTGTCGACTACGGCAAGGGTTCCTGACACCCGAACGCGCAGAGCAGCGCTCAGAAATCGACATTATCGTCGGGGCCCTCGCCCGTGAGCGCGTCGACGACGGCAGCAAGGTCGGTGGTCGAGACCGCGCCGGCCGGTTCGCTGCGTCGGTCCTCGAGACGGACCGGGCGCGACTGCTCGACGTGTGGTCGTGCATCCGTCATGGGAAACAACTCCTTCTGCGAGTGCCCGAGCGGCCCGGTCGGAACCGTCTCGACCCCATCCTCCACCTGCCGCATTGCTCAGTAGTTACCAGCTAATTACTGGACGCTGCGTCCTGGGTAACGGAACACCGCCGGCCATGCCACCAGCGATTCTCACCACTCCTGATTCTCACACTGTCTACCTCCACGATCCGCGACTTCGGTGGAAACCGCTGCACCGCCCCCAATCCGTAGGTCTGGCTGTGACGTTCGCCCGCAGATAACTGCTTTGGGCGAACGTCCGGGTACCTTCGACAGGAAGGACTGTTTACGAGTTGTGGGGGAGGAATGGCATGGCACGCATACGCACGGCGGCAGAAGCAGAGGTCAACGCAGCCGAGCAGATGCAGCGACTCGGGTACCACGACGCCACCGCGCTGCTCGGTGGTGTGGACGGCGGTATCGACGTGTATTCGGCGCGGGCCTATGCGCAGGTGAAATGGCGCGGCGGACGCGCAGACCGGGCGGATCTACAAAATCTGTACGGCGCCCGCGGCACGAGTTCCGGCCGCGACCTTCTGTACTTTGCAGCCGCCGGATACACCGACGACGCCGTCGAGTACGGCGAGGCACTCGGTATCGCCCTGTTTCGCTGCGAGCCCGACGGCGAGACACCGCCGGTGGGCAGCCACGCTCCGAAGTTGATTACCGCCGCGCATAACTCGGCGGTTGCGGTGGCGTCGGCACCATCGCAGGCGCAAGCACCTGGCAAGGCGTCGCCTGTGCTCTCCGTCGCCCGCACTGTCTGGGCGCGGGTCGCAGCATTCCTCGGTACTCACTGGCGCCTGATCGGCGCGATCGTGTGCACGCTGGTCCTGCTGATCGCCCCCTTCGGCGAGGGAGACGTCGGACTGCGCGTCTTCGCCACCGTCGCGAGTGTGGTCGGCGCCCCGGTGTTCTGGTTGCTCTACCTTCAGCACCGACAGGTGCCGGGCAGGTAGCGACATCGGGTGACCAACACGCTCAGGGCTATTCGGTGGGCAGTGCCTTCAGCGACTTGACGGTGGCGACGCAGGCGCGCGCGGCCTCGGCGCCCTTCTTGACGAAGTGCTCCCCGAAGTAGGTGAGGTGCTCCTCGTGCTCGTGGAAGTGGTGCGGGGTGAGCACCACCGAGAACACCGGCACATCGGTGTCGAGCTGCACCCGCATGAGGCCGTCGATCACGGCGGTGGCGACGAATTCGTGCCGGTAAATTCCGCCGTCGACCACGAGCGCAGCCGCCACGACGGCGTCGTATCGTCCGATGAACGCCAGGCGGCGAGCGTGGAGCGGAATCTCGAAGGCGCCCGGCACCTCGAAGAAGTCCAGCTGGTCCTTCGAGTACCCGAGCGTGGCCACCTCGTCGGTGAAGCCGTCGCGGGCGCGATCGACGATGTTGCGGTGCCACGTGGCCTGGATGAACGCGATCCGTCCCTGACTCTCACTCATGGTCTGAAACTACTGCACCGGTCCTAGCGTTGCGAACGCGGCAGGGCCGTGGATCGACCCCAACCGGACTCGCCGGTGAGGTGTTCGAGCAACGGCTGGATCCGATACGGCAGCGGGCTGGTCAGGGCAATCGTGGTGGTGGAGTGGGTGATCCCGGGGAGATTGGCGATCTTCTCGAGCAGCTTCTGCAGTTCGGCGTGCGTCGACGTGGCCACGCGCACCAGCAGGTCCTCGCGGCCGGTGGTCGCATGAATCTCGATGACTTCCGGCAGATCGACGAGCCGGTTGCCGACCGCGGTGAGTTTGCCCTGCTCGAGTTCGAGTCCGACGAAGGCCTGAATCGGAATGCCCACCTGGGCCAGGTCGAGGTTGGGGCGGAAGCCGGTGAGCAGTCCGCTGGTCTCCATCCGCTTCATCCGGGACTGGACGGTGTTGCGAGCGACGCCCAGCGAGTTGGCGAGTTCGGCCACGCTCATGCGTGAGTCCTTGCCGAGCAGTCCGAGCAACTGCACGTCGAGCTTGTCGATGCTGAGCACTTTGGGCACCTCCGGGAAGTGACGACTGTCACCTGTTGCGTGAACTGATCAGTTGAACCGATTTGCGTTGACCAAATCTTAGACCAGATACAGGATCAAGCTCACGAAATGCTCAACGCGACGGATCGGGAATCGCAGATGACTCAGCTAGACGACGCTCGTACCAGTGCAGCATCCTTTGATCTCGCCGACCGATACCGGGCCGACTCGGGCCCGGTGTTGATGACCGGTGTCCAGGCCATCGCCCGCCAGCTGGTGGAGCAGCACGAACGCGACCGCCGCGCGGGACTGAACGTCGCAACGTTCGTCTCCGGCTACCAGGGCAGCCCCCTCGCCGGCCTCGACCGCACCATCGCCGCGATCCCCACGTTGAGCACCGATCACGACGTCAAGTTCGTGCCCGGCATGAACGAGGAACTGGCCGCGACGTCGGTCTGGGGCAGCCAGGTGGACCTTCCCGCCGGCGAGCGGACCCACGACGGTGTCGTCGGCGTCTGGTACGGCAAGGGTCCCGGTCTCGACCGCGCCAGCGACTCCATCCGGCACGCCGCTATGTACGGCGCCAACCCCCGCGGCGGTGTCCTCGTCCTGGTCGGCGACGACCCCAACGCCAAGTCCTCCACCATCCCCTGCGCCAGCGAGCGGTCGATGGCCGCGATGGGCATGCCGGTGTTCTTCCCGCGCAACGCCGAGGAGGTCATCGCTTTCGGCCTCTACGGGGTGGCGTTGTCGCGGATCTCCGGTTGCTGGTCGGGCATGAAGATCGTCGCCGACGTGGCCGACGGACTCTGGACCCTCGACCGGAACTTCGCCGACCTCGACATCGTGCTCCCCGAGATCGAGTGGAACGGCAGGCCGTGGTCGTATCGGCAACGTGTGCTGGCGTCCCCGCCCGACAGTGTCTACGCCGAGGCCGACCTCTACGGGCCGCGCTGGGCGATGGTCGAGGCGTTCAACGCCGCCAACGACATCGACCGGATCGAGGTGAACCCGCGCAGCGCGTGGCTGGGCATTGCCGCCGTCGGCACCGCCTACGACTCGCTGCGCCAGGCCCTGCTCGACCTCGGTCTCGGCGACTCCCAACTCGAGGACGCCGGCATCCGCATTCTCCGCGTCGGCATGCCCTACCCGCTGGGCGCCGACAAGGTTCGCGAACTCGCCGCCGGCGTCGAGCAGGTCCTCGTGGTCGAGGAGAAGATGCCGTTCGTCGAGTCGCAGCTCAAGGACATCCTCTACGGCGCCGCGAGCGCTCCCGCCGTGCTGGGCAAGAAGAACGCGCAGGGAAAGGCGCTGATCCCGGTCGACGGTGAACTGACCGCCGCTCGCCTCACCGGCCCGCTGCGCCGCGTCCTGAAGGATCGGGTCGCGCTGACGCCGGCCCCGCCGCCGCGTCTCGAGCTGACCGTCCTCCCGACGTCGCGTACCCCGTACTTCTGCTCCGGCTGCCCGCACAACCGCTCCACCGCGGTGCCCGAGGGTTCTATCGCGGGCGGCGGCATCGGCTGCCACACCCTGGTCACCATGTCGGGTCGCACCGACAGCTCCGTCACGATGCTCACGCAGATGGGCGGAGAGGGCGCCCAGTGGATCGGGCAGGCCCCGTTCACCGACGTCCCGCACATGTTCCAGAACGTCGGCGACGGTACCTACTTCCACTCCGGTCAGCTCGCCGTGCAGGCGTGCGTCGCCGCCGGCGTCAACATCACCTACAAGGTGCTCTACAACTCCGCCGTCGCGATGACCGGCGCGCAGGACGCCGAGGCCGGGCTGACCGTGCCGCAGCTGACCCACAAGCTGGCGTCCGAGGGCGTCAAGCAGATCATTGTGTGCGCCGAGGACCCCAAGCGGCACAAGGGCGCCCGCTTCGCGGCCAACACGCTGCTGTGGGACCGCACCCGTCTCGACGAGGCGCAGCGCGTCCTGCGGGACATCGAGGGCGTCACCGTGCTGATCTTCGATCAGCAGTGCGCCGCCGAGGCCCGCCGCAAGCGCAAGCGCGGCAAGCTGCCCGCCCGCCGTACCCGCGTCGTCATCAACGAGGCCGTTTGCGAGGGTTGCGGTGACTGCGGCGTGAAGTCCAACTGCCTGTCCGTGCAGCCCGTCGACACCGAATTCGGTCGCAAGACCAAGATCGACCAGACCAGCTGCAACACCGACTACTCCTGCCTCGAGGGCGACTGCCCGTCGTTCGTGACGGTCGAGCTGCCCGAGGAAGGCGCGCCGAAGACATTGCGCGAGATCCCGGTTCCGCCGGAGGTCGGCGACCCCGATCCCGCCGTGTGGACCGGAACGCACAACCTGTTCATGGCCGGTGTCGGTGGTACCGGCATCGTCACCGTCAACCAGGTGCTGGGCATGGCCGCGTTGCGTGCCGGGCTGCACGTCGAGGGACTCGACCAGACCGGTCTCAGCCAGAAGGCCGGACCCGTCACGTCGCACCTGCGGCTCAGTGATCAGAAGACGAGTTCGGCGAGCTCGGCGCCGTCCAACCGGATCAGCCCCGCGACCGCCGACTGCGTCCTCGCTTTCGACCTGCTGACCGCCGCCGACGCCAAGTACGCCGGATACGGCAGCTCCGACCGCACCATCACCGTCGCATCGACCAGCCAGACCCCGACCGGCGACATGGTCTACGACCCCGCCGTCCGCTACCCGGACGAGGACAAGCTGCTCGAGCGTCTCGACGTCTCGGCCCGCGAACTGACCGCGATCGACGGGCTCGCCGCCGCCACCGCATTGTTCGGCAGCACCGCCGCCGCCAACTTCCTGCTGGTCGGCGCGGCCTACCAGGCCGGCGGACTTCCCGTACCGGCCCGCTTCATCGAGGAAGCCCTCGAAATCAACGGGGTGGCCGTCGAGTCCAACAAGGCCGCCTTCCACTGGGGACGCGTCGCCGTCGCCGACCGGGAAGCCTTCCTCGCCGCCACCAGCTCGGCTGCCGTGCCGCAGCGCAGCGACACCGTCGTCCCGACGCACCTGTTCGCCGGGTCCACCCTCGGCGGTACGACGCGCGAGCTCACCGAACGCCGCGCAGCCAACCTTGTTGCCTTCCAAGGTGACCGGGTCGCCGCCCGCTACATCGCCCTGGTGCAACAGGCGTGGGACGCCGAGCGCGAGCTGGGCAGCCGCACCGAGTTCAGCGAGTCCGTCGCCGCCGGGCTGCACAAGCTCACCGCCTACAAGGACGAGTACGAAGTGGCCCGGATGCTCACCGACCAGGCTTTCCTCGACGCCGCAGCGGGCGAGGTGCCCGGCGCCGGCAAGCTGACCTACAAGCTGCATCCGCCCGTCCTCAAGGCGATGGGCCGCAAGAACAAGATCGGACTCGGGCCACGCTCGCACGTCGCCCTCAAAGCCCTCGCCAAGGCGAAGTTCCTGCGCGGCACCGCCTTCGACCCGTTCGGCTACGCCAAGGTCCGCCGGCTCGAGCGTCAACTGCTCGCGCACTACGAGTCGACGGTCAGCGAACTGATCGCCGACCTCACCGCCGAGAACTACGACACCGCCGCTCAGATCGCCGCAACACCCGACCTCGTGCGGGGCTATGAAGACGTGAAACTCCGCAACGTCGCCGTCTACCTCCAGCGTCTCGCCGAACTCGGCGTCGACACCTCAGCCATCACGATCACCACTCCGGAAAGGTCCTGAGAAAAGATGACTCTCACCGTCGAACGTACCGATACTGCGCTGCCCGAGAAGGCTGGTGTCTTCGGACGCACCGACTTTCCCGCCGACTCGGCGCACGAGCAGGTCACGTTCTTCCAGGATCCCGCCACCGGTCTGAAGGCGATTGTCGCGATTCACGACACCACCCTCGGACCCGCCCTCGGGGGCACCCGCTTCTACCCGTACGCCGACGAGGCCGCCGCGCTCGAGGACGTGCTGCGGCTGTCGCGGGGCATGACCTACAAGTCGGCGATCGCCGGAGTGGACCTCGGCGGCGGCAAGGCCGTCATCATCGGCGACCCGGCCACCGGCAAGTCGGAGGCGCTGCTCGAGGCGTACGCCCGCTTCGTCCAGACCCTCGGCGGCCGGTACATCACCGCCGGTGACGTGGGCACCAACTCCGACGACCTCGACGTCATGGGCCGCGCCACCGACTACGTCGTCGGACGCAACACGTCCGCCGGCGGATCCGGCGACAGCGCGCCGATGACCGCGCTCGGTGTCTTCCAGGCCATGAAGGCCGGCGCCCAGGCCACGTGGGGGACCCCCAGCCTCGCCGGGCGCACCGTCGGCGTCGAGGGCACCGGCAAGGTCGGCTACCAGCTGATCAAGCTGCTGCTCGCCGACGGCGCATCCGTGGTCGCCACCGACGTCAACGCCGCCGCCCTCGATCGGGTGGTCCGCGACTTCCCCGAGGTGAAGGTGGCGTCGAGCGTCATCGATCAGGAACTCGACGTGTACGCGCCGTGCGCGATGGGCGCAACCCTGACCGACACCTCTGTCGCCGCGATCACCGCCGAGGTGATCTGCGGTGCCGCCAACAACCAGCTCGCCCACCCCGCGGTCGAGCACGACCTCGGCGAACGCGGCATCACGTGGGTGCCCGACTACGTCGCCAACGGCGGCGGCATCATCCAGGTGGCCGGTGAACGCATCGGCACCCCGGCAACCGACGTCCGCGCGCAGGTCGAGAAGATCTTCGACACCGTCGTGGAGATCCTCGACACGGCCCGACGGAACGGCATCCTCGCCGGCGCCGCAGCCGACGCCGTCGCCGAGGCCCGGATCGCTGCAGCCAGGTAGGCGGCTCCGCCCGTGAGTGGTTAACGAGTCCCTGCACTCGTTAACCACTCACGGGCGCGCAGCGCCTACGCTCTCCCTCATGGAGAACGAGTTCGTCCGCTGGACCGAGGACGGCACCGAGCATTCGGCGGTGTGGCGGTCTACCAGCGGTGCGAGGCCGCCGAAGAAGATCCGGGTGGCAGACGACACCATGACGGCCGACGAGGCCTACCGTCTCGCTTGCGAGGGGACGGCGTTGTTGTGGCGCGGTGACTTTCACAACGCCCGGCAACTGTCCGTCGCCGTCGCGAAGCGTACCGACCGCAAACCGCGCAAGGCCTCGGACGACCCCGCGACCGCATTTCACTTGCACCGGCAGACGCAGTCGAGGCGGGCGGGCATTCTCGGCATGCTGCTGGTCCCGTTCGACGCCGATCAGTCCGTTCCGTTGCGACGGGCCCCCGACGTGCGGCAGGCCGTGCTGGAGGCCTACGGGCCGAGCGATCAGCCCACGGTCACCACCCTGCGCGACCTGCTCGGCGCCATCGGTGCCCACGAATGGCAGAAGAAGGGCGTCGACATTCCGGCCCTGGGCGCCCGAATTCATCCCGGATACGGCGTGTTTTCCCCGATCCGCGGCGAATACGTCGACTTGGTAGCGGACACCCCGCTGCCGTCGCTCGAGATGGCATTCGACATCGGCACCGGAACGGGTGTGCTCGCGGCGGTACTCGCCCACCGCGGCGTGAAGAAAATACTTGCCACAGAGGTTGATTCGAAGGCCCTCGCCTCCGCCCGGGCCAATCTGGAGCGACTCGGCTACTCGGACCGCGTGCAGCTGGTGGAGGCGGACTTGTTCCCTGAAGGTCGTGCGCCCCTGGTGGTGTGCAATCCGCCGTGGATCCCCGCGAAACCCACCTCGCCCATCGAGTACGCCATCTACGACCCCGACAGCGCGATGCTCCGCGGCTTCCTCGCGGGTCTGACCGAGCACCTCGAACCCGGGGGCGAGGGCTGGCTCGTGCTCTCCGACATCGCCGAGCATCTGGGACTGCGTAGCCGGGACCAACTTCTGGCCCTCTTCGACGAAGCCGGACTTACCGTCGCCGGACGCCGCGACGTGACGCCGCGGCACGGAAAGGTTGCCGACCGCACCGACCCACTGCATGCCGCGCGCGCTCGGGAAGTGACGTCGCTGTGGCGGTTGGTGCCCACGACGCGATAGGCCGGACGTGGCGCACCGAGAAATACCCGTGCGCCATAGGGTGGTGAGTTGTGCCGCCGCCTTCTCCTTCTTCGCCTACCCGCTTCCAGGGTGTGTTTCCTCGGGCTCGGGCGTTGCCGCCGCCGGTGAAACTGCTGCTGTCGTCGATGGTCTTGTTCAACGTCGGCTTCTACCTGGTGGTCCCGTTTCTCGCAGTCCACCTGTCCGACGACCTGGGTTTCGCGGGTTGGGCCGTCGGGCTCGTCCTGGGTCTGCGGATGTTCAGCCAGCAGGGCATGTTCTTTCTGGGCGGCAGCGTGGCCGATCGGTTCGGTGTCCGCCCGGCCGTGCTCGTGGGGATCGCGATTCGGGTGGTCGGCTTCCTGGTGCTCGGGTTCTCGGACACGATGATCGCGGTGGTTGTGGGCGTGTTGCTGATCGGCGTCGCCGCCGCACTCTTCGCCCCGGCCGTCGAGTCGGCCAATGCCGTGTACGGCAGAAAGCTGCAAGAGCAGGGCGTCATGCGGCGCACGGATCTCTTCGCGATGGAACAGATGTGCAGCCGCACGGGAACGGTGATCGGGCCCGCCCTGGGGGCCGTGTTACTGGCCTTCCCGTTCTCGTGGACCGCGGTCACGGCGGCGATGTTGTTCGCGGCGATGTGGGTGGGTTTCTACCGTTGGCTGCCCGCCGATGACGACGCCGCCGTGGCAGTGCGGGAGGCGACCACGTTGCGGTTCGTGTGGCGAAGTGTGCTGACCAACAAGAGCTTTCTGGTGTTCGCCGCGCTGTGCAGCTTCCAGTTGCTGGCCTACAGCCAGCTGTATCTGATGCTGCCGGACCAACTCGAGCGGGGGCTCGGCTCGCAGGCCGCCCTCGGCTGGTTCTACGTCGGAGCCGCCGTGTTCGTGATCGTCGGTCAGACTCCGACGGTGGCCTGTGCCCACCGCATCGGGCACCGGGCGGCAATCCTCGGCGGGCTGACCCTGATCGCCGTGTCATTCCTCGCTCCGGTCGCCGGCGCCGGGCAGGCGGCTGCGCCGCTGATCCAGATCGTCCTGTTGACAGTGTGGGTGGTCGTACTGCACCTGGGACAGATGCTGATGATTCCTCCGATGCGCGACACGATCGGCGCCCTCGCCGGCGAGACCAATCTGGGTGCACACTTCGGGATGCTCAACACGATCGGAGGGATGCTCTGCCTGCTCGGGTCGCTGGCGGTGGGGGCGATCTTCGACCTCGTCGACCTCGGTCGTGTCCCAGCGGCCACCTCCTGGGTGGCGGTGTCCGCTGCCGTGTTCGCCGCCACCGCCGCCCTCGCCGTGTGGACGGCCCGCGCCGGAGCCGTGCGCGCGATTATGCCCCGACGGGTGTCCGCTTGATCTTCTCGACGAACTGGTCGAGAACGAACGGGATGGTCAACGGGTTCGGCATCGACACGGCATCGCTCACGACGGGATCGAGTCCGACGAGCCCACCGGATCGCACGACCTCGAGATTGGTGAACGCCGGCAGGGACGTGAGTCGCTCGCGGGCCGCGTCGTAGTTGTCGACGAGCAGCACATCGCCGTCCAAGAGGTCGAGGTTTTCGGGGGAGACGTCAAAGTAGAGCGCGTTGTCGAAGCGGGTGCTCAATGCGGCGGGCAGCACGAAACCGAGCTGGGTGAGCAGCTGGCTGCGAGCAGCGGAGGGGCTGAAGGCACGCAGCGACCCGTCACCACGGACCGTCACCAGGACGGCCGACTTGCCGGCGAAGTGAGGGTTGGCGGTGCGCGCGCGAACGACGGCTTCCTCCACCTCACGGACCTGCTCGGCGGCGCGTTCGGGCAGCCCGACCGCGGCACCGATCCGCTGGGTCACCTCCTGCCACGGCAGCACCCAGTCGGTCTGATCGGCCGCATGGAGCACGGTCGGGGCGATAGCGCTGAGCTGCTGATACGTGCTCTCGTTGATCGCGTTGTTCACCGCCACGATGAGGTCGGGAGTCGATGCGGCAATCGTTTCGACGTCGAATGAGCTGGTGGCGTTGGCCAGCGCTATCGGGTCGGCCCCGCCCAGGCTCGCGTCGGCCCACTGGCCGATACCGTCGTCGACAGAACCCTTCCAGACCGGAACGAGGACGGGAATCACGCCGAGGGAGAGCAGAACGTCGGCGTCGCCGATGCCGACAGCAGCGACCCGTGTCGGTGCCTGGGTCAGCGTCGTGGATCCGTGCACGTGGTCGATGGTGACCGGAAAGGCCCCCGGCTCTGCGCCAGAGGCGTTTTCACCGGCTGCGGCGGGTGACGAGTCGCTGTCCGAGCCGCATGCTGACACGGCAAGACCTGCGACGGTCGCGAACGTCAGGGACAACACGGCACGTCGACTGAGGGTGGGAGGCATGAGGCAGGGTCCTTTCGAGCACTTTGGGTACCCTAATATAGGCGACGGGCCGGGCGGCCGGTTGGGCGAGCACTCGGGCCCCGATGGCGACGGGTGCGGGCTGGGGACAGCACAGTGCGCCGTCACGGTAGTCGGAACTACCACAACGGCGCACTGGTAAGGGTCAGCGCTTCTTGACGTGCGAGACGATCTCTGGATCGACCTGCCCGTTCGACTTCGACTTCTTGTCGGCGCGCTTTTCTTTCAACGACTTACCGGACTTCTTGGACATGGAATTGCGGGGCGATTTGTCGGCCATGGACTCATCCCTGAACAGCGGAACCTGGACGGCGCCGATAGTGCCGACACTACGCCACATTTCGCGTAGACCGGACCAATCACAGAAGAGGGCCGTCAGGACGACGGGTCGTCGAAAAGGGTCTGCTCTTCCGGGTTGTTGAACAGCCCCATCTGCTCCGGCCGGGGCTTCGTTTCGGAAGCTGGATGAGGGGGCGGAAGGACGATCGTGCGCAGCGCGTCACGCAGATCCCCGACTACCCGCTCCCAGCCGTCGGCATGCGAATCGGACGTCTCGGCCATCGCAGTCTCGGCGTGCTGACGGAATTCGTCGGCGTCCCGGCGGAGCTGCGCGACCCACTCGGTGCCGGTGTTGAGCAGCGACACGATGAGGTCGCGGTCGTGACCGCAGACGTCGGCGACGACCGCGGCATCGGTACCGCCGTCGCCCTCGGGGTCGAGGTGGAACAACGTGAGCAGTTCGTTGGGCAGTTCGGCGGCCGTCATGCGGCTTTCGACGATGATGGTGTTCTCGTCGGGGTCGTCGTCCCGGCGGAAGAACAGCTGTCCGCCGAACCGCGCCGCGAAGTCACCGTCGACGGTCCTCAGGAAGTCGGAGAACACCTTGCAGCTGTCGGTGAGGTGCTGCGGGACGAACGGATTGCCCGACACCTCGAGGAACGCCGACAACCGATCGTCCACTAGCACGAACTTGATCCGCGACCACGTCCGGTTGAGGTCCGCGGTGACCTCGGCTGCCCGGGTGCGGTCGCTGATGTCGTGGATGAGCGGCGCGAAGAGCTGAACATCCACCGAGTCGGCGAGCGGGCCGATGAACAGGATGGTGTTGCCGACCCGAATCGGAACGTCGCCGTCGGGGTCCCGCTCGGGTAGCAGGCCGAGCATCGGGACCAGGGACAGCGTGATCAGCTCGTGGAGATGCTCCGCGTCGCGTGGGACGACTGCTGCGGCGGGATCGAGCTGGGTGACCAGGGGCGGACGCACCGCGACGGGATCGAATGCCGCGGCCGGGTCGGTGCTGGATGTTTCGGTGCTCAGGAACGCCGGATGCGTCACTCCCCACACGTCCCGGAACGCGGCGACGGTCATCGCGGCGAGCTGATCGGACCACGACTGCTTCTTGTCGACGAAGAACGCGGGCGACCCGTCGTCCGCCTCGTCGTCCGGACCGCGGGTCGGTCGATTCCAGCCCAACTCGGTGAGGTAGTGCTGTTCGGCGTTCGACAACATGCGGTCGGGGTGCAGATAGTGGTTGGACGGCACCTCGCAGCGCACCGTGTCGCCGTCCCAGACGACGAATTGGATGCAGGGCATCAGTCCACGAGATTCGTCGAGCTCCTCGAAGCCCGATTCGAGTACCAGAAGGTCCTCGTCGTGCATCGCTGCCAGGTAGTCGGCGAGGCGACGCTGGAACTCGGCCCAATCGCGATTTACGCTGACGTCCAGATCGAAGTCCTGCATGTCTGCTCCGTCCGGCTCGGCCACGGGTCACCTACTTTCGCCCTACACGGTAGTCGCGAACGCCGACACCGCAGCGCGGGAGGGGACGAAACGCTCAGACGGGGTGCCCGGCGTCGATACGTCCGGTCAGCCGGTCGACTGCGGCGAGGAGGTCCCAGGACGTGCCCGGCTCCACCGCCACCGTCGTATCACCCCACACCAGGTAGCGACCGTCGCCGTCGATGTCGCGCCAGGCGAGACCGCCCACTGGTTGCGAGGAGTGCCGCCCACCTCGGATCACCGCGATGGT comes from Rhodococcus oxybenzonivorans and encodes:
- a CDS encoding MFS transporter codes for the protein MKLLLSSMVLFNVGFYLVVPFLAVHLSDDLGFAGWAVGLVLGLRMFSQQGMFFLGGSVADRFGVRPAVLVGIAIRVVGFLVLGFSDTMIAVVVGVLLIGVAAALFAPAVESANAVYGRKLQEQGVMRRTDLFAMEQMCSRTGTVIGPALGAVLLAFPFSWTAVTAAMLFAAMWVGFYRWLPADDDAAVAVREATTLRFVWRSVLTNKSFLVFAALCSFQLLAYSQLYLMLPDQLERGLGSQAALGWFYVGAAVFVIVGQTPTVACAHRIGHRAAILGGLTLIAVSFLAPVAGAGQAAAPLIQIVLLTVWVVVLHLGQMLMIPPMRDTIGALAGETNLGAHFGMLNTIGGMLCLLGSLAVGAIFDLVDLGRVPAATSWVAVSAAVFAATAALAVWTARAGAVRAIMPRRVSA
- a CDS encoding ABC transporter substrate-binding protein, translated to MPPTLSRRAVLSLTFATVAGLAVSACGSDSDSSPAAAGENASGAEPGAFPVTIDHVHGSTTLTQAPTRVAAVGIGDADVLLSLGVIPVLVPVWKGSVDDGIGQWADASLGGADPIALANATSSFDVETIAASTPDLIVAVNNAINESTYQQLSAIAPTVLHAADQTDWVLPWQEVTQRIGAAVGLPERAAEQVREVEEAVVRARTANPHFAGKSAVLVTVRGDGSLRAFSPSAARSQLLTQLGFVLPAALSTRFDNALYFDVSPENLDLLDGDVLLVDNYDAARERLTSLPAFTNLEVVRSGGLVGLDPVVSDAVSMPNPLTIPFVLDQFVEKIKRTPVGA
- a CDS encoding T3SS (YopN, CesT) and YbjN peptide-binding chaperone 1, translating into MAEPDGADMQDFDLDVSVNRDWAEFQRRLADYLAAMHDEDLLVLESGFEELDESRGLMPCIQFVVWDGDTVRCEVPSNHYLHPDRMLSNAEQHYLTELGWNRPTRGPDDEADDGSPAFFVDKKQSWSDQLAAMTVAAFRDVWGVTHPAFLSTETSSTDPAAAFDPVAVRPPLVTQLDPAAAVVPRDAEHLHELITLSLVPMLGLLPERDPDGDVPIRVGNTILFIGPLADSVDVQLFAPLIHDISDRTRAAEVTADLNRTWSRIKFVLVDDRLSAFLEVSGNPFVPQHLTDSCKVFSDFLRTVDGDFAARFGGQLFFRRDDDPDENTIIVESRMTAAELPNELLTLFHLDPEGDGGTDAAVVADVCGHDRDLIVSLLNTGTEWVAQLRRDADEFRQHAETAMAETSDSHADGWERVVGDLRDALRTIVLPPPHPASETKPRPEQMGLFNNPEEQTLFDDPSS